A genome region from Nicotiana tabacum cultivar K326 chromosome 13, ASM71507v2, whole genome shotgun sequence includes the following:
- the LOC107763466 gene encoding uncharacterized protein LOC107763466 — protein sequence MGDFNSVLNSQDRQHDTIIQDMKTKDFRKFISDIGMNELPIVGRDYTWTNNHTYSRIDRGLVNINWMMTIPSLCIQILEPSFSDHSLLKLMISQMQRKKVSLFKFFNCIADHPQFIKGIEQVWNTTGDVGKLQGVWNKLKRVKQVIKGLNTQHYKGVEDRIKETRRELQEVQEKMGCRMMNTELVEKEKELKSNLEKWILIEESIYRQRSRVEWLKLGDTNSAYFFAHMKNRNTLNGIHALTTDLGVQIHMEEEIEA from the coding sequence ATGGGAGATTTCAACTCAGTACTGAATAGTCAGGATAGACAACATGACACTATAATACAAGATATGAAAACAAAGGATTTCAGGAAGTTCATAAGTGATATTGGCATGAATGAGTTACCTATCGTGGGAAGGGATTACACATGGACAAATAATCATACCTATAGCAGGATAGACAGAGGATTGGTAAACATAAACTGGATGATGACAATTCCCAGCCTATGTATACAAATCCTAGAACCATCTTTCTCTGATCATTCCCTACTTAAGCTGATGATCTCACAAATGCAAAGGAAGAAAGTCAGTCTATTCAAGTTTTTTAACTGCATAGCTGATCACCCTCAATTTATAAAAGGAATAGAACAAGTATGGAACACAACTGGAGATGTTGGGAAGCTACAGGGAGTATGGAACAAACTAAAGAGAGTCAAACAAGTTATTAAGGGGCTCAACACACAGCACTATAAAGGGGTTGAGGACAGAATCAAAGAAACCAGAAGGGAATTACAGGAAGTGCAGGAGAAAATGGGTTGTAGAATGATGAATACAGAATTAGTTGAGAAAGAAAAGGAACTGAAAAGTAATCTAGAGAAGTGGATATTAATAGAGGAAAGCATTTATAGGCAAAGATCAAGGGTAGAGTGGCTAAAGTTGGGAGATACTAACTCTGCATATTTCTTTGCTCATATGAAGAATAGGAACACTTTAAATGGAATACATGCTCTCACGACTGATCTAGGGGTTCAAATACATATGGAGGAGGAAATAGAGGCATAA